One Caldisalinibacter kiritimatiensis genomic window carries:
- a CDS encoding ribonuclease J, giving the protein MAKRTSKLKIIPLGGLYEIGKNITVIEYKGDIIVIDCGLAFPEDEMLGIDVVIPDITYLLKNREKIKGIVLTHGHEDHIGALPYVLKKINVPVYGTKLTLGLVENKIKEHKLKNTKLRVTKPGQKIKLGCFEVEFIRTSHSIPDSVALAINTPVGVVVHTGDFKVDYTPINGEVMDLHRFAELGKKGVLVAMADSTNVERPGYTMSERTVGSTFIDIFKTAKQRIIVATFASNIHRIQQIINAAVMYNRKVVVSGRSMVNVVKVARELGYLDVPDGTLIDINDMNKYALDEIVVITTGSQGEPMSALSRIASSDHKKMELVPGDLVIISATPIPGNEKTVAKVINQLFKKGANVIYETLADVHVSGHACQEELKLMHRLLQPKFFIPVHGEYRHLKQHAQLAEELGMDKENIFVAENGSVIEFTKDEGKFAQNVPAGNILVDGLGIGDVGNIVLRDRKHLSEDGLIIVVVTITKEEGKVVAGPDIISRGFVYVRESEDLMEEAKNVVKEVLDECQKNKITDWATLKSSIRDALRNYLYEKMKRNPMILPIIMEV; this is encoded by the coding sequence GTGGCAAAAAGAACATCAAAATTAAAAATAATTCCCCTAGGAGGATTATACGAAATAGGTAAAAATATTACAGTTATTGAATATAAAGGGGATATAATTGTTATAGATTGTGGTCTTGCATTTCCAGAAGATGAAATGTTAGGTATAGATGTAGTTATACCTGACATAACGTATTTACTTAAGAACAGGGAAAAGATTAAGGGAATTGTGTTAACTCATGGACATGAAGACCATATTGGAGCATTACCTTATGTTTTGAAAAAAATAAATGTTCCTGTTTATGGTACTAAATTAACTTTAGGACTTGTAGAAAATAAGATTAAAGAACATAAATTAAAGAATACTAAGCTTAGAGTTACAAAACCGGGACAAAAAATAAAGTTAGGATGTTTTGAAGTAGAGTTTATAAGAACTAGTCACAGTATTCCTGATTCTGTTGCATTAGCCATAAATACTCCAGTTGGAGTAGTAGTGCATACTGGAGATTTCAAAGTAGATTATACGCCTATAAATGGAGAAGTTATGGATTTACACAGATTTGCTGAATTGGGCAAAAAAGGTGTATTGGTAGCTATGGCTGATAGTACTAACGTAGAAAGACCTGGATATACGATGTCAGAGCGAACAGTTGGCTCGACCTTTATTGATATATTTAAAACTGCAAAGCAACGTATAATTGTTGCCACATTTGCATCTAATATTCATCGAATACAGCAAATTATTAATGCTGCTGTTATGTATAATAGAAAAGTTGTTGTATCGGGAAGAAGTATGGTGAATGTTGTAAAAGTGGCAAGAGAGCTTGGGTATTTAGATGTACCAGATGGGACACTTATTGATATAAATGATATGAACAAATATGCTTTAGATGAAATTGTAGTTATAACAACAGGAAGTCAAGGTGAGCCAATGTCTGCTCTATCAAGAATTGCTTCTTCAGATCACAAGAAAATGGAGCTAGTACCAGGTGATTTGGTTATTATATCAGCTACACCTATTCCTGGAAATGAAAAAACAGTAGCTAAGGTTATTAACCAATTATTTAAAAAAGGAGCAAATGTTATTTATGAAACACTAGCTGATGTACATGTATCTGGACACGCTTGTCAAGAAGAATTAAAGCTTATGCATAGATTATTACAACCAAAATTTTTCATTCCTGTACATGGTGAGTATAGACATCTAAAGCAGCATGCTCAACTAGCTGAAGAACTAGGTATGGATAAAGAAAATATATTTGTTGCTGAAAATGGTTCAGTTATAGAATTTACTAAAGATGAAGGAAAATTTGCTCAGAATGTGCCTGCAGGCAATATATTGGTTGATGGACTAGGAATTGGGGATGTTGGTAACATAGTATTAAGAGATAGAAAGCATCTATCAGAAGATGGATTAATAATAGTTGTGGTTACAATAACTAAAGAAGAAGGTAAGGTTGTAGCCGGACCTGATATAATTTCAAGAGGATTTGTATATGTAAGAGAATCGGAAGATTTAATGGAAGAAGCAAAAAATGTAGTTAAAGAAGTTTTAGATGAATGTCAAAAGAATAAAATTACTGATTGGGCAACATTAAAATCAAGTATAAGAGATGCATTAAGAAATTACTTATATGAAAAGATGAAAAGAAATCCTATGATTTTACCTATTATTATGGAAGTATAA
- a CDS encoding Fur family transcriptional regulator: protein MDSIFDTLKEKLKENGYKLTTQRRIIVDVIAENQGGHLSPEEIYDKVKDKYPEIGLATVYRTLQLLEELNIVYKLNFNDGCSRYELNTCSGDHHHHHLICLNCGKVIEVEVDLLENLEEEIEKEGEFKVVDHNVKFFGYCKDCQK from the coding sequence ATGGACTCTATATTCGATACATTAAAAGAAAAACTAAAGGAAAATGGATATAAGTTAACGACTCAGAGAAGAATAATTGTAGATGTGATAGCAGAAAATCAAGGTGGACACTTAAGTCCTGAAGAAATATATGACAAGGTGAAAGACAAGTATCCTGAGATAGGGTTAGCTACGGTTTATAGAACTCTACAGTTACTTGAAGAATTAAATATTGTGTATAAACTTAACTTTAACGACGGCTGTAGTAGATATGAACTAAATACATGTAGTGGAGACCATCATCACCATCATTTAATTTGCTTAAATTGCGGTAAGGTTATTGAGGTTGAAGTAGATTTACTAGAAAATTTAGAAGAAGAAATAGAAAAAGAGGGAGAATTTAAGGTAGTTGACCATAATGTGAAGTTTTTTGGATATTGTAAAGACTGCCAAAAATAA
- a CDS encoding lysine exporter LysO family protein: MSVSIIISVLLGIGFGYVILPEYILQYTDVIIDIGLCVLLFFVGIDIGTNKDIFNQIKKMGLKILLIPIMIIIGSIVGSIIAGVILDLPINESGAIGAGFGWYTLSAMILASESTKLSALAFITNVVREIIALVSIPFIAKYIGDIESIAPAGATAMDTSLPVISKSTNAKTSIISFITGVILSTAVPILVPFILNVLD; this comes from the coding sequence ATGAGTGTTAGCATTATTATATCAGTATTATTAGGAATTGGGTTTGGATATGTGATATTACCTGAATATATTCTACAATATACAGACGTTATAATAGATATAGGATTGTGTGTATTGTTATTTTTTGTTGGTATAGATATAGGTACAAACAAGGATATATTTAATCAAATAAAAAAGATGGGGTTGAAAATTTTATTAATACCTATTATGATAATTATTGGTAGTATTGTAGGTAGTATTATAGCCGGGGTAATTTTAGATTTACCTATTAATGAAAGTGGAGCTATTGGAGCAGGTTTTGGTTGGTATACTTTATCTGCTATGATTTTAGCAAGCGAATCTACCAAATTAAGTGCTCTTGCTTTTATTACAAATGTCGTTAGAGAGATTATTGCACTTGTTAGTATACCATTTATAGCAAAGTATATAGGTGATATTGAAAGTATAGCACCAGCAGGAGCTACTGCTATGGATACTTCATTGCCGGTAATATCAAAATCTACAAATGCTAAAACTTCAATAATATCTTTTATAACAGGGGTTATTTTATCAACTGCAGTACCTATTTTAGTTCCATTTATTTTAAATGTACTAGATTAA
- the sfsA gene encoding DNA/RNA nuclease SfsA: MKLKIDGNILEGYFHRRVNRFIAEVYINNKLEKAHVPNTGRMKELLVEGAKVLVRKVEKTERKTKFDLLMVYYNNILVNIDSKIPNILLYKGFQEKKLNYFKEYNEVKREVTYGNSRFDIGLIGKENALIEAKCVTFVRNKIAMFPDAPTKRGVKHINELIKATKEGVKTAVFFIIQRDDAEVFMPNWEMDKEFSSCLRKAYNNGVKIVPLICKVTRKTICIDKEIDIKFKKTGG; the protein is encoded by the coding sequence AAAGATAGATGGTAATATATTAGAAGGGTATTTCCATAGACGAGTTAATAGATTTATAGCAGAGGTTTATATAAACAATAAGCTTGAAAAAGCACATGTACCTAATACTGGACGGATGAAAGAACTATTAGTTGAAGGAGCTAAAGTATTAGTACGAAAAGTAGAAAAAACAGAACGTAAAACTAAATTTGATTTATTAATGGTATATTATAATAATATATTAGTTAATATTGATTCTAAAATTCCTAATATATTATTATATAAAGGGTTTCAAGAGAAAAAGTTGAATTACTTTAAAGAATATAATGAAGTAAAAAGAGAAGTAACATATGGTAATAGTAGATTTGATATTGGTTTAATAGGTAAAGAAAATGCTTTGATTGAAGCAAAATGTGTTACTTTTGTAAGGAATAAAATTGCAATGTTTCCCGATGCACCTACAAAAAGAGGTGTAAAACATATTAATGAATTAATTAAAGCAACAAAGGAAGGGGTAAAAACTGCTGTATTCTTTATAATACAAAGAGATGACGCTGAAGTTTTTATGCCTAATTGGGAAATGGACAAAGAATTTTCAAGTTGTTTAAGAAAAGCATATAATAATGGTGTAAAGATAGTTCCTTTAATTTGTAAAGTTACAAGGAAAACAATATGTATAGATAAAGAAATTGATATAAAATTTAAAAAAACAGGTGGTTAA
- a CDS encoding LysO family transporter produces the protein MRLILYLCILGIGILIGYNELGIDKLKRQLLKIQNISLLFLLFVMGIRIGADKKVITSFAELGYQAIVISSFSILFSIILVKFVRGFVTKGNDKEEMKNEC, from the coding sequence ATGAGATTAATACTATATTTATGTATTTTAGGTATTGGCATTCTAATTGGCTATAACGAGTTAGGTATTGATAAACTAAAAAGACAATTATTAAAAATACAGAATATTTCACTTTTATTTTTACTTTTTGTTATGGGTATAAGAATAGGAGCAGATAAGAAAGTCATAACTTCTTTTGCAGAATTGGGGTATCAAGCCATTGTCATTTCAAGTTTTTCAATATTATTTAGTATAATATTAGTTAAATTTGTAAGGGGGTTTGTAACCAAAGGAAATGACAAGGAGGAAATGAAAAATGAGTGTTAG